A single genomic interval of Paenibacillus macerans harbors:
- a CDS encoding SRPBCC family protein, translating to MGNGNPVTIKVEAIVHAPVESVWEYWTEPKHITKWNQASDDWHTPYAENDLRAGGKFVSRMEAKDGSFGFDFGGVYDEVNMNESISYTLGDGRKVKIDFIRQGDDTKIIEVFEAEETNAIEMQQAGWQAILDNFKKYAEGAKVE from the coding sequence ATGGGTAATGGCAATCCGGTAACGATCAAAGTGGAAGCAATCGTTCATGCTCCTGTCGAAAGCGTGTGGGAGTATTGGACGGAACCGAAGCATATTACGAAGTGGAATCAGGCTTCCGATGACTGGCATACGCCATACGCGGAAAATGATCTGAGAGCCGGCGGTAAATTCGTTTCGAGAATGGAAGCTAAAGACGGCAGCTTTGGATTTGATTTCGGTGGAGTATATGACGAGGTGAATATGAACGAGAGCATTTCTTATACGCTAGGCGACGGCAGAAAGGTGAAGATCGATTTTATCCGCCAAGGGGACGACACGAAAATCATCGAAGTGTTTGAAGCCGAGGAGACTAACGCTATCGAGATGCAGCAAGCCGGGTGGCAGGCGATTTTGGACAATTTCAAAAAATATGCGGAAGGTGCCAAAGTGGAATAA
- a CDS encoding acetyltransferase: MSYLIVPYQEKYHDQLVEIWYQAVVHTHKFLAGQDLEFYRQLVQNGALKEVEIWVELKEGSEPIGFIGLDGAKIEMLFVDPNYHGKGTGRRLIQYAEKLKGPNLQVDVNEQNDGACTFYKRLGFVRVGRSELDGSGRPYPLLHLEKNR; the protein is encoded by the coding sequence TTGTCTTACCTCATTGTTCCTTATCAGGAAAAGTATCACGATCAATTAGTAGAGATTTGGTATCAAGCCGTAGTACATACGCACAAATTTTTGGCCGGGCAAGATCTTGAATTTTACCGGCAACTGGTTCAAAACGGGGCCTTAAAGGAAGTTGAGATTTGGGTTGAATTAAAAGAAGGTTCGGAACCTATTGGGTTTATCGGGCTTGATGGAGCGAAAATCGAGATGCTGTTTGTCGATCCGAATTACCATGGAAAGGGAACGGGCAGACGTTTGATCCAATATGCCGAAAAGCTAAAAGGCCCAAATCTGCAGGTCGATGTAAACGAGCAGAACGACGGGGCCTGCACCTTCTATAAACGGCTTGGATTTGTGCGGGTCGGCCGCTCCGAATTGGACGGTTCGGGCCGGCCGTATCCCCTGCTTCACCTGGAAAAAAACCGCTAG
- a CDS encoding NADH:flavin oxidoreductase: MTQSKAAALFKPFEGGRLKLDNRIVMAPMTRSFSPDGIPGPNVAGYYRRRAENGVGLIITEGTLINHPAAGADHDVPHFYGEAALEGWARVVREVHEAGGKIAPQIWHTGTAREHEKFPDSDADPIGPSGLSLTGERVSEPLTVSEIKELVQAYAQAAADAKRIGFDAVELHGAHGYLIDQFFWEATNKRTDEYGGDLVGRTRFAVEVIEAVRAAVGPDFPIIFRFSQWKPVDYSAKLAAAPEELERFLAPLSAAGVDIFHASTRRFWEPEFAGSDLNLAGWTRKLTGKPAITVGSVGLNSEFTSLFESGKGGETASIDNLIERLEREEFDLVAVGRALLTDPAWAAKIRDGRLDELQPFTREALGTLS; the protein is encoded by the coding sequence ATGACCCAATCCAAAGCAGCAGCCCTGTTCAAGCCTTTTGAAGGAGGACGCCTGAAGCTGGACAATCGTATCGTCATGGCGCCGATGACCCGCTCCTTTTCGCCGGACGGCATTCCCGGACCCAATGTGGCCGGATATTACCGCCGGAGAGCGGAAAACGGCGTCGGCCTGATCATCACCGAAGGAACGCTCATTAACCATCCGGCGGCAGGGGCTGATCATGACGTGCCGCATTTTTACGGAGAAGCGGCGCTGGAAGGGTGGGCGCGCGTCGTCCGCGAAGTGCACGAAGCCGGCGGCAAAATCGCTCCGCAAATCTGGCATACCGGCACCGCCCGCGAGCACGAGAAATTTCCCGATTCGGACGCTGATCCAATCGGCCCGTCGGGCCTGAGCCTGACCGGCGAGCGGGTATCGGAGCCGCTGACGGTCAGCGAGATCAAAGAGCTTGTTCAGGCCTATGCCCAAGCCGCGGCCGACGCGAAACGCATCGGCTTCGACGCGGTGGAGCTCCATGGCGCGCACGGCTACCTGATCGATCAGTTTTTCTGGGAAGCGACCAACAAACGGACGGATGAATATGGCGGCGACCTGGTGGGCCGCACCCGCTTCGCCGTAGAAGTGATCGAGGCGGTGCGGGCCGCAGTTGGCCCCGATTTCCCGATCATCTTCCGCTTCTCGCAATGGAAGCCGGTCGATTACAGCGCCAAGCTGGCGGCGGCCCCGGAAGAGCTGGAGCGCTTCCTTGCACCGCTGTCCGCCGCGGGCGTCGACATCTTCCACGCCTCCACGCGCCGCTTCTGGGAGCCGGAGTTCGCGGGCTCGGACCTCAATCTTGCGGGCTGGACGCGCAAGCTCACCGGCAAGCCGGCGATCACGGTCGGCTCCGTCGGCTTGAACTCCGAGTTCACCAGCCTGTTCGAGTCCGGCAAAGGCGGCGAAACCGCCAGCATCGACAATTTGATCGAACGCCTGGAACGCGAAGAGTTCGATCTCGTCGCCGTCGGCCGCGCGTTGCTGACCGATCCGGCCTGGGCGGCCAAGATCAGGGACGGCCGTTTGGACGAACTGCAGCCGTTCACCCGCGAGGCGCTGGGCACGCTGAGCTGA
- a CDS encoding ArsR/SmtB family transcription factor: MNNEDLIAVLKALSNETRLNILCWLREPEKLDCKLPDAIKQEFPGSVCVGNIQEKSGLTQSVISSYLALMQKSGLLESRRYGQYTYYRLNEAGIAAFMEELAAKLQTGR, translated from the coding sequence ATGAATAATGAAGATCTGATTGCCGTGCTGAAGGCTCTGTCGAACGAGACCCGCCTCAACATCCTTTGCTGGCTGCGGGAACCGGAAAAGCTGGACTGTAAACTGCCGGACGCCATAAAACAAGAGTTTCCCGGCAGCGTTTGCGTGGGGAACATTCAGGAGAAATCCGGACTGACGCAGTCGGTGATCTCCTCGTACCTTGCCTTAATGCAGAAGTCCGGCCTTCTGGAGTCCCGCCGCTATGGCCAATACACGTATTACAGGCTAAATGAAGCGGGGATCGCCGCATTTATGGAAGAGCTCGCCGCCAAACTGCAAACCGGGAGGTAA
- a CDS encoding MFS transporter, with protein MRSYFQTANRHFIMMTAICTGAFVSHFTAGVMNTSLPYLAETFRSDLGAVQWVTIGYLLTVAALLPVMGSLGDRFGHRFIHNLGYILFTVSSLLAPFSPDIRLLLGVRIMMAVGASMFQATNMALITIHTPADRRGRSLGAVSAAVAAGAMLGPIAGGFIAERLPWEWLFLIHVPLILAASLLAIRYIPARGQAQKSGKPDIAGLVLFAGGTAVAVAGVSNVHAWGFMSVKSLLAFFAAAGSFAFFGLWERRCPKPFLAMASFRSPALSHGLIISCGTFAVANIALVVMPFYLTRVAALSPLWSGYVLIAYPVCMALSGPLAGALSDRYGSLPLIGSGLSCMGAAYLGLILFPEQLPIAAILLILAFLGFGMGMIASPVNNYIFAHVPAGFIGSFGGLIALTRNVGLVLGAAIGLGFLNESAGETLRSYQTVFTIGLGICLALVFVFVSLGYRAARDGRA; from the coding sequence ATGAGATCCTATTTTCAGACCGCCAACCGCCACTTTATCATGATGACCGCCATATGCACGGGGGCATTCGTTTCTCATTTTACGGCCGGCGTCATGAACACCTCCCTTCCTTATCTCGCGGAGACATTTCGCTCGGACCTTGGCGCCGTGCAATGGGTTACGATCGGCTATCTGCTAACCGTCGCCGCCCTGCTCCCTGTGATGGGCAGCTTGGGGGACCGGTTCGGCCATCGCTTTATTCATAATCTTGGTTATATTCTGTTTACCGTCAGTTCACTGCTGGCCCCCTTCTCGCCGGACATCCGGCTGTTGCTCGGCGTTCGCATCATGATGGCTGTCGGTGCGTCCATGTTTCAGGCTACCAATATGGCGCTGATTACGATTCATACCCCTGCCGACAGAAGGGGCCGGTCCCTTGGCGCCGTCAGCGCCGCAGTTGCCGCCGGGGCCATGCTGGGACCGATCGCCGGCGGTTTTATAGCGGAGCGGCTGCCTTGGGAATGGCTGTTCCTCATCCATGTCCCTTTGATTTTGGCGGCTAGCTTGCTAGCCATACGCTACATTCCCGCCCGTGGACAGGCGCAAAAATCCGGCAAGCCTGATATCGCGGGTTTGGTTTTGTTTGCTGGAGGAACGGCGGTAGCCGTCGCCGGGGTCTCAAACGTTCACGCTTGGGGTTTTATGTCCGTCAAAAGCCTCCTTGCCTTTTTTGCCGCTGCCGGCTCGTTTGCGTTTTTCGGGCTGTGGGAGCGGCGTTGTCCCAAACCGTTCCTGGCCATGGCGTCGTTCCGAAGCCCGGCTCTGTCTCACGGACTCATCATCAGCTGCGGTACGTTTGCCGTTGCCAATATCGCGTTAGTCGTCATGCCTTTTTATTTGACGCGGGTCGCCGCGCTTTCGCCGCTCTGGTCCGGTTACGTCCTTATCGCCTATCCGGTTTGCATGGCATTGTCCGGGCCTCTTGCCGGTGCTTTGTCCGACCGTTACGGCTCCCTCCCACTGATAGGGAGCGGCTTGTCTTGCATGGGAGCGGCTTATCTGGGCTTGATCTTATTTCCGGAACAGCTTCCGATCGCTGCAATCTTGTTAATTCTGGCCTTCCTCGGATTTGGCATGGGCATGATCGCCTCCCCGGTCAACAACTATATCTTTGCCCATGTGCCGGCCGGATTCATTGGTTCGTTCGGAGGACTAATCGCTTTGACGCGCAATGTCGGACTCGTGCTTGGTGCAGCTATAGGCTTAGGTTTTCTGAACGAATCCGCCGGGGAAACGCTCCGTTCTTATCAAACCGTCTTTACGATCGGCTTGGGAATTTGCCTGGCGTTGGTTTTCGTATTCGTCTCGTTAGGTTATCGGGCGGCAAGGGACGGCCGCGCATGA
- a CDS encoding saccharopine dehydrogenase family protein, with protein MKQGIVVVGGYGQVGQVVCHELAKFFPGNVYAAGRSYEKAKRFSDDQGGRVLPLQMDINEGIPEDFFQDVSLVVMCLDLRDTGFVQACIDHQVDYVDITADYSVIAGIEKLSPAGSTVVLSVGLAPGLTNMLAKQGKQRLDTARLADIYVLLGLGEAHGRAAIEWTIDNLAADFSVLEYGRKRQVASFTEGKKTRFPAPFGQRTAYRFNFSDQHVIPRTLDIPSVSTRLCFDSPLVTRTAAGLKRAGGLGWLERPSIRNKAVDLMESWRWGSENFAAKVDVWGEKDGRQTIYQGSVCGVREGYVTGRVAAYVAEKLARERQPFGVFHSEKLFQPAELFMELEDVITLEERIIDIESHEEKGGMAR; from the coding sequence ATGAAACAGGGTATTGTCGTTGTAGGCGGCTATGGGCAGGTTGGTCAGGTCGTCTGCCATGAACTCGCAAAATTCTTCCCCGGCAACGTATATGCTGCCGGCCGATCATATGAAAAAGCCAAACGCTTTTCGGATGATCAAGGGGGGCGCGTGCTTCCTTTGCAGATGGATATAAACGAAGGGATACCGGAGGACTTTTTTCAAGATGTTTCCTTGGTGGTAATGTGCCTTGATCTGCGGGATACGGGATTTGTCCAGGCCTGCATCGACCACCAGGTCGATTACGTCGATATCACGGCCGACTATTCGGTCATAGCGGGCATCGAAAAGCTCAGCCCCGCCGGATCCACCGTCGTTTTAAGCGTCGGACTCGCCCCCGGCCTGACCAATATGCTGGCCAAACAAGGCAAACAGCGGCTGGATACGGCCCGGCTGGCGGATATTTATGTTTTGCTCGGTTTGGGGGAGGCGCACGGGCGGGCCGCCATTGAATGGACGATAGACAATTTGGCGGCCGATTTTTCCGTGCTGGAGTACGGCAGGAAACGTCAGGTGGCAAGCTTCACCGAAGGTAAAAAAACGCGTTTTCCCGCCCCATTTGGACAACGGACGGCATACCGGTTCAACTTCTCGGATCAGCATGTCATCCCCCGTACGTTGGATATCCCCTCCGTATCCACGCGTCTTTGCTTCGATTCCCCGCTGGTGACGCGCACGGCGGCGGGTTTAAAACGTGCGGGCGGTCTCGGCTGGCTCGAGCGGCCCTCGATCCGAAATAAAGCGGTCGACCTCATGGAATCGTGGCGGTGGGGCTCGGAGAATTTTGCGGCAAAAGTTGACGTTTGGGGTGAAAAGGATGGCCGTCAGACGATTTATCAAGGTTCGGTGTGCGGCGTTAGAGAAGGTTATGTTACGGGAAGGGTCGCGGCGTATGTAGCCGAAAAATTGGCCCGGGAGCGCCAGCCCTTTGGGGTATTTCATAGCGAAAAACTTTTTCAGCCTGCAGAATTATTTATGGAGCTGGAAGACGTTATTACGTTGGAGGAGCGAATCATTGACATCGAAAGTCATGAAGAAAAAGGCGGGATGGCTCGATGA
- a CDS encoding MarR family winged helix-turn-helix transcriptional regulator, producing the protein MENQAETHRNPAVIKNLRRFIVQLGRLEKHPFVFGKAGPLTPGEIHTIDAIGPEGGVFMSEVAHRLAITKGAVTQMILRLEEKNLVRRTPNPADSRSTLVSLTDAGLEAYRAHEAMHLNFIRDLSSQLDEREIEIFDKCLEKLCRHLTTE; encoded by the coding sequence ATGGAAAATCAAGCAGAAACTCACCGTAATCCGGCTGTGATCAAAAATTTAAGACGCTTTATTGTACAGCTCGGGCGGCTGGAAAAACATCCGTTTGTTTTCGGAAAGGCGGGACCTTTAACGCCTGGCGAGATTCATACCATCGATGCGATCGGCCCGGAAGGAGGCGTATTCATGAGCGAGGTGGCCCATCGGCTGGCCATCACCAAGGGGGCCGTGACGCAAATGATCCTCCGTCTGGAGGAGAAAAATCTCGTAAGGCGGACGCCGAATCCGGCCGATTCCCGAAGCACGCTCGTTTCCTTGACGGATGCGGGCCTTGAGGCTTACCGCGCCCACGAGGCGATGCATTTGAACTTTATACGCGATTTGAGCTCGCAGCTCGACGAGCGGGAAATCGAGATCTTCGATAAGTGCCTGGAAAAGCTCTGTCGTCATCTGACGACGGAGTAA
- a CDS encoding TetR/AcrR family transcriptional regulator, producing MAKNGATSVNRKEEIISAAIEVFSEIGYFRATTAQVAERAQISQPYVFRFFKSKEALLLAALEVSWSRVIRSFRQVVETASPEQLEGGLIAAYEDILASYKNEIMLQMQAQTIPEDSIKNAMRQGFGEVRQMVLEAFRGIGSENPEERTMLFLARGMLCNISVAIDMPELKEF from the coding sequence ATGGCAAAAAACGGCGCAACCTCGGTGAATCGGAAGGAAGAGATTATTTCTGCGGCGATCGAAGTTTTTTCCGAAATCGGTTATTTTCGGGCGACGACCGCGCAGGTTGCGGAACGGGCGCAGATATCCCAGCCTTACGTATTTCGTTTTTTTAAGAGCAAGGAAGCCCTGCTTTTGGCCGCGCTTGAAGTTTCATGGTCCAGGGTCATCCGCTCTTTTCGGCAAGTCGTCGAAACGGCGTCTCCGGAACAGTTGGAAGGCGGGCTGATTGCGGCGTACGAGGATATTTTGGCATCTTATAAAAATGAAATCATGCTGCAGATGCAGGCCCAGACGATCCCGGAGGATTCCATCAAGAACGCGATGCGGCAAGGGTTCGGCGAAGTCCGCCAAATGGTTCTGGAGGCGTTTCGCGGAATCGGCAGCGAAAATCCGGAGGAGCGGACGATGCTGTTTCTGGCAAGGGGAATGTTATGCAATATATCCGTCGCGATCGACATGCCGGAATTAAAGGAATTTTGA
- a CDS encoding LysR family transcriptional regulator, which yields MSLQKYEILLKAVETGSLTKVGEQLNLTQSAVSHAISSLEQELGLTLLIRNRSGVRLTSSGERLIPYFQGILQLKERLYQEIALIKGLVAGTVKLGVFSSVSIQWLPGMVKAFNSKFPHIEVKLYDGHYQEIEQWLATGQVDLGFVSLPTLQPLDVTELKKDRMLCVLPPGHALAGQSSICLDQIINEPFIIPISGCDTDVRRIFMKYKGPLNIKYELENDHVIMSMVEQGLGISILPEMVLAQMPYNLCLRPLEGEHYRTIGLAAISRDNLSPAAAKMFQFITERIHASSDLTCDSA from the coding sequence ATGAGTCTGCAAAAATACGAGATTTTGCTCAAGGCGGTTGAAACGGGAAGTTTGACAAAGGTAGGGGAGCAGCTGAATTTGACCCAATCTGCGGTCAGTCACGCGATTTCCAGTCTGGAGCAGGAACTGGGGCTCACCTTGCTCATCCGAAACCGTTCGGGGGTCCGCCTGACAAGCAGCGGAGAACGGTTGATTCCCTATTTTCAAGGCATTTTGCAACTGAAGGAAAGGTTGTATCAAGAGATCGCCCTGATCAAGGGATTGGTGGCGGGCACCGTTAAGCTCGGCGTCTTCTCAAGCGTATCGATCCAGTGGCTGCCGGGAATGGTGAAGGCTTTTAACTCGAAGTTCCCCCATATTGAAGTGAAGCTGTACGATGGCCATTATCAAGAAATCGAGCAGTGGCTTGCCACCGGCCAAGTCGATCTAGGTTTTGTCAGTTTGCCCACACTGCAGCCGCTTGATGTAACCGAGCTAAAAAAAGACCGGATGCTCTGCGTTCTCCCTCCCGGTCATGCTCTGGCCGGCCAGTCCAGCATTTGCTTGGACCAAATCATCAACGAGCCTTTTATTATACCGATCTCCGGCTGCGACACGGATGTCCGGCGGATTTTCATGAAGTATAAGGGGCCGCTAAATATCAAATATGAGCTGGAAAATGATCATGTCATTATGTCCATGGTCGAGCAGGGTCTGGGGATCAGCATTCTCCCGGAAATGGTCCTCGCCCAGATGCCTTACAACCTGTGCCTGCGGCCGTTGGAAGGCGAACATTACCGGACGATCGGGCTTGCCGCGATTTCCAGGGACAATCTCTCCCCGGCAGCCGCTAAAATGTTTCAATTCATAACGGAACGGATCCATGCATCATCGGATTTGACCTGCGACAGCGCCTAG
- a CDS encoding DUF805 domain-containing protein codes for MQWYLKVLKNYVGFQGRARRKEFWMFALFNVIVSFILGFVGGLIDVSVGTILGYIYALAILLPSLAVGVRRLHDIGKSGWMILLGLIPIVGGIILLVFYCLDSEPGDNKYGPNPKAYDPVHNTFAQ; via the coding sequence ATGCAATGGTATTTGAAGGTATTGAAAAACTACGTCGGATTTCAAGGGAGAGCAAGGCGCAAGGAATTTTGGATGTTTGCCCTGTTCAACGTGATCGTATCGTTCATCCTTGGGTTTGTGGGAGGACTCATTGATGTAAGTGTAGGTACGATTTTAGGGTACATTTACGCTCTGGCGATTTTGCTGCCTTCCCTGGCGGTTGGGGTTCGCAGACTGCATGATATCGGAAAAAGCGGATGGATGATTTTGCTCGGGCTGATTCCGATCGTCGGCGGCATCATTTTACTCGTATTTTATTGCCTTGACAGCGAGCCGGGCGATAACAAATACGGGCCGAATCCTAAAGCTTACGATCCCGTACATAATACATTCGCACAATAA
- a CDS encoding transposase yields the protein MEANAGTEFQPFSSRFNSEQDCMEALIAMKWPNGFVCPRCAHTRCSYLTSRHIPLFECGKCKHQTSPLVGTIFEGTHLPLLKWFEALDLFLLEGGISAMRLRQVIRVTYKTAWSMLHKIRHAVGEFDARELLSGDVKVNSDQYGRNPSRCQLSHPYASAVVAGCTVTESGEPEQVKIRLVPNKRGGEKRANRHDLTAFIGGHVDVRTSAVQLFPQAFRLYAPLRRVVREAWESLKSTYGALGLKHLQAYLNEYTVRRRLRLPEAEETMRQKLLQMCVAIPAIPYRRLIARQPNQPLGAAA from the coding sequence ATGGAAGCTAATGCGGGAACGGAATTTCAGCCATTCAGCAGCCGTTTTAACAGCGAGCAGGACTGCATGGAGGCGCTGATCGCGATGAAGTGGCCAAACGGCTTTGTCTGCCCGCGTTGCGCTCACACCCGGTGCAGCTATCTGACCTCCCGGCATATCCCCTTGTTCGAGTGCGGAAAATGCAAGCATCAAACATCGCCTTTGGTCGGCACGATTTTTGAAGGAACGCATCTGCCCTTGCTCAAGTGGTTCGAGGCCCTGGATTTATTCCTGCTGGAGGGCGGCATCTCGGCGATGCGGCTGCGCCAGGTGATCCGGGTCACCTACAAGACCGCCTGGTCGATGCTGCACAAAATACGCCATGCCGTGGGGGAGTTCGATGCCCGGGAACTGCTCTCCGGGGACGTGAAGGTGAACAGCGATCAGTATGGGCGTAATCCGTCCCGGTGTCAGCTTTCGCATCCGTACGCCTCGGCGGTCGTAGCCGGCTGCACGGTCACGGAGTCGGGCGAGCCGGAGCAGGTCAAAATCCGCCTGGTGCCAAATAAGCGGGGAGGCGAAAAGAGGGCAAACCGTCACGATCTAACCGCGTTTATTGGCGGGCATGTGGATGTCCGTACATCGGCGGTACAGTTGTTCCCTCAGGCCTTTCGGCTGTATGCGCCCTTGCGGAGAGTGGTGAGAGAGGCGTGGGAATCGCTGAAGAGTACGTATGGAGCCTTGGGACTGAAGCATCTGCAGGCGTACCTAAACGAATACACCGTACGCCGCCGGCTGCGCCTGCCCGAAGCGGAAGAAACGATGCGGCAGAAGTTGCTGCAAATGTGTGTGGCGATTCCGGCGATCCCTTACCGCCGGCTGATCGCACGCCAACCGAACCAGCCCCTTGGGGCTGCGGCATGA
- a CDS encoding DUF554 domain-containing protein encodes MIGTLVNVGAIIAGSLIGSIFKKGLSEKYQAALFTAIGFAATVLGINAVVTNMKNSAFPVLFIISLAVGSLIGTALDIDGRFQKLVGRFSTSNLGQGLSTGILLFCIGTLSILGPIESAIRGDHTYLFMNATLDLVTSMVLASSYGIGIILTAAVLFVWQGAIYMSADYLAPFLTADLLTEVSIVGGVLIASSGLSILKIKESKTLNMLPSLLVPVVWFLIKSWIG; translated from the coding sequence ATGATCGGAACACTCGTAAACGTTGGGGCGATAATCGCCGGAAGCCTCATCGGCAGCATTTTCAAAAAAGGCTTAAGCGAAAAATACCAGGCCGCGCTGTTTACGGCCATCGGTTTTGCCGCGACCGTGCTTGGCATCAACGCCGTAGTTACCAACATGAAAAACAGCGCGTTCCCGGTATTGTTTATCATCAGCTTGGCCGTTGGCAGCCTGATCGGCACCGCGCTTGATATCGACGGCAGGTTTCAAAAACTGGTTGGCCGCTTTTCGACCTCGAATTTGGGACAAGGATTGTCCACGGGGATTTTACTGTTCTGCATCGGAACGTTGTCGATTCTGGGGCCGATCGAAAGCGCCATCCGCGGCGACCACACTTATTTGTTCATGAACGCCACCCTCGACCTGGTCACCTCGATGGTATTGGCCTCTTCCTATGGCATCGGGATTATTTTGACGGCGGCGGTGTTGTTTGTCTGGCAGGGCGCCATCTACATGAGCGCCGATTATTTGGCCCCCTTCCTGACGGCCGATCTGCTGACGGAAGTTTCGATCGTAGGCGGCGTCCTGATCGCCAGCTCGGGGTTGTCCATTCTCAAAATCAAGGAAAGCAAAACGCTGAATATGCTGCCCTCGCTGCTCGTGCCGGTTGTCTGGTTTTTGATCAAAAGCTGGATCGGTTAA
- a CDS encoding MarR family transcriptional regulator: MPEMNDDLLRLKNRIEKSMYRILISKTDEDNDRLWLAERIADDRLKRLLPRLSVSSLHILDVISAHDNIKGVDIAREMGVTKGAVSKITRKLLEQDLIRKTQLPTNLKEIYFSVTPLGAELAELHRLFHREQDQKEMELLASFNPASLEIVADFLEKLASLE, encoded by the coding sequence ATGCCAGAGATGAATGATGATTTGCTTCGGCTCAAAAACCGCATCGAAAAATCAATGTACCGGATCCTCATCAGCAAAACGGACGAGGACAATGATCGGCTTTGGCTCGCGGAGCGCATCGCCGACGATCGGCTGAAAAGACTGCTGCCCCGCCTTTCCGTCTCAAGCCTGCACATTTTGGACGTTATCAGTGCCCATGACAACATCAAAGGGGTTGATATCGCGCGCGAGATGGGCGTAACGAAAGGCGCCGTCTCCAAAATCACCCGCAAATTGCTAGAGCAGGACCTGATTCGGAAAACCCAGCTGCCGACCAACCTGAAAGAAATTTATTTCTCCGTGACTCCGCTTGGCGCCGAATTGGCCGAGCTGCACCGGCTCTTTCACCGGGAGCAAGATCAAAAGGAGATGGAATTGTTGGCAAGTTTCAATCCAGCGTCGCTGGAAATCGTGGCCGACTTTTTGGAGAAGCTGGCCAGCCTGGAGTAA
- a CDS encoding NADPH-dependent oxidoreductase, protein MNEVIQVIRRHRSIRKFKNIPLTGEQVETIVDAAQMAPTSAHMQPFSIIGVTDSELRKKIAVRSKNPAIEECGYFFVFCADLHRIVLAAGPDQQEKAARNLSFSYFYQTAVLSAALALQNANLAAESMGLGAVIIGGINEALPELDEWLGLPDFVIPLVGFAVGVPDESPDRKPRLPRSAVFFENRYDRDLKARVERYDREMEEYYGGRTNNKQKANWSGKFIAMLNQDIPLGGYTEYVRSKGFDLQ, encoded by the coding sequence ATGAACGAGGTCATTCAAGTGATCCGCCGGCACCGCTCCATCCGCAAGTTTAAAAATATCCCGTTGACCGGCGAACAAGTCGAAACCATTGTCGACGCGGCGCAAATGGCGCCCACTTCGGCGCATATGCAGCCGTTTTCGATCATCGGCGTCACGGATTCAGAGCTGCGGAAGAAGATCGCGGTGCGTTCGAAAAATCCGGCGATTGAGGAATGCGGGTACTTTTTTGTTTTTTGCGCCGATCTTCACCGCATCGTGCTGGCCGCCGGCCCGGACCAACAGGAAAAAGCGGCCCGCAACCTGAGCTTCTCGTATTTTTACCAAACCGCCGTGCTGAGTGCCGCGCTTGCCCTGCAAAACGCCAATTTGGCGGCCGAATCGATGGGGCTCGGAGCCGTGATCATCGGCGGGATTAACGAGGCTCTGCCCGAACTGGACGAATGGCTTGGGCTGCCGGACTTCGTCATTCCTTTGGTCGGTTTTGCGGTAGGCGTTCCCGACGAATCCCCCGACCGAAAGCCGCGGTTGCCGCGGTCCGCCGTGTTTTTTGAAAACCGGTATGATCGCGATCTTAAAGCACGGGTCGAAAGGTATGACCGGGAAATGGAGGAGTATTACGGCGGGCGAACGAACAACAAGCAGAAGGCGAACTGGTCCGGGAAATTCATCGCCATGCTGAATCAGGATATCCCGCTGGGCGGGTATACGGAATACGTGAGGAGCAAGGGATTCGATCTGCAATAA